The proteins below come from a single Clostridia bacterium genomic window:
- a CDS encoding ferredoxin: MKVKVDSELCISCGVCVSMVPDVFSWDEEDKATAIEEEVPTDLIEDVQDALESCPTEAIQEC; this comes from the coding sequence ATGAAAGTAAAAGTTGATTCAGAATTATGTATTTCCTGTGGAGTTTGTGTAAGTATGGTCCCTGATGTTTTTAGTTGGGATGAGGAGGATAAAGCGACTGCAATTGAGGAAGAGGTACCTACAGACTTAATAGAAGATGTTCAAGATGCCTTGGAAAGTTGTCCCACTGAAGCCATTCAAGAATGTTAG
- a CDS encoding adaptor protein MecA — MRIRRISENKIQIIITRQDLEARDFNKGELMPLGPKTQKLFQDLLDLAYHECGFEIEDDSQLMVEAYPLSIDSIVIIMTKIRAPLDEEVDEDSFLTFWPEEADLDEGYYHIKKGCEQVWSFADLENCIQACSRLNPECVEQSALYKYKEDYYLAVVAHHDGQKEVAAILGEYGDWQTVHAAFFAERAQTLIPREAVVNLASLNK; from the coding sequence ATGCGTATTAGAAGAATTAGTGAGAATAAGATTCAGATCATTATCACCCGCCAAGATTTAGAAGCAAGAGATTTTAATAAAGGTGAATTAATGCCTTTGGGTCCTAAAACACAAAAATTGTTTCAGGATTTGCTTGATCTAGCTTATCATGAGTGTGGTTTTGAAATAGAAGATGATTCTCAATTAATGGTGGAGGCTTATCCGTTATCGATAGATAGTATAGTGATTATTATGACTAAAATTAGGGCTCCTCTAGATGAGGAAGTGGATGAAGATAGTTTTCTTACTTTTTGGCCGGAGGAGGCCGATCTTGATGAAGGCTATTATCACATTAAAAAAGGTTGTGAACAGGTCTGGTCTTTTGCTGATTTGGAAAATTGTATTCAAGCCTGTAGTCGGCTTAATCCAGAATGTGTTGAACAGAGTGCTTTGTATAAATACAAAGAAGATTATTATTTAGCGGTAGTAGCACATCATGATGGCCAAAAAGAGGTAGCGGCGATTTTGGGTGAATATGGTGATTGGCAGACTGTACATGCCGCTTTCTTTGCGGAAAGGGCCCAAACTCTCATTCCGCGTGAAGCTGTAGTGAATTTAGCTAGTTTAAACAAATAG
- a CDS encoding galactosyldiacylglycerol synthase: MKRPIKVLIFSVSIGAGHDSVAEAMAERLLAESPGSKVKIIDTIRYINGLLNKVVVGSYMETLRFTPRVWGYLYERVEQGERLIEFSQLLAKLLSTKICQLIAEFTPDVIITTHAFSTNLLGEMKCQGKVKPLLVSFVTDFHIHRVWISKGIDLYFIHSPDIATPLIQAGIKHEQIKPVGIPIRMQFAAHWGAQDLRKRFTTSGNPVVMVMGGGLGLGRMKTITKELLSHEQFAIVVVAGKNKRLYKRLEKRQDSQLHLFGYEKNIAEIIAACDLIVSKPGGVTSAEILALGKPLIIYAALPGQENRNATYLLEHNAAMKVKELAVLNKKLMELWQNQERLELMREKARILGSPLASKLAWREIWAYWD; the protein is encoded by the coding sequence ATGAAAAGACCAATTAAAGTTCTCATATTTTCGGTATCTATAGGTGCCGGCCATGATTCGGTGGCTGAAGCCATGGCTGAAAGGCTATTGGCGGAAAGCCCGGGATCAAAGGTAAAAATTATAGATACGATTCGCTACATAAATGGGCTTTTAAATAAAGTGGTGGTCGGCAGCTATATGGAGACACTGCGTTTTACACCACGAGTCTGGGGTTATTTATATGAACGGGTGGAACAGGGTGAGCGTTTAATTGAATTTAGTCAATTATTGGCTAAACTGCTTTCTACAAAGATTTGTCAATTGATTGCTGAATTTACCCCTGATGTAATTATAACTACTCATGCTTTTTCTACTAATTTATTGGGTGAAATGAAATGTCAAGGAAAGGTTAAACCTTTATTGGTTTCTTTTGTTACCGATTTCCATATTCATCGTGTTTGGATCAGTAAAGGAATTGATCTTTATTTTATTCATTCACCTGATATCGCCACACCTTTAATTCAGGCTGGTATTAAACATGAGCAAATAAAGCCGGTGGGTATCCCTATTCGAATGCAATTTGCGGCTCACTGGGGTGCCCAAGACTTGCGAAAAAGATTTACCACTTCTGGAAATCCAGTGGTAATGGTTATGGGTGGGGGACTTGGCTTAGGTAGAATGAAAACCATTACTAAGGAATTATTAAGTCATGAACAATTTGCAATTGTGGTAGTAGCTGGTAAAAATAAACGCTTATATAAGAGATTAGAAAAACGGCAAGATTCTCAATTACATTTATTTGGTTATGAAAAAAACATTGCGGAAATTATTGCTGCTTGTGATTTAATTGTTTCTAAACCTGGTGGGGTTACTTCTGCGGAAATACTAGCTTTAGGTAAACCTTTAATTATTTATGCCGCTTTGCCGGGACAGGAAAATCGTAATGCCACTTATTTGCTGGAGCATAATGCCGCTATGAAAGTAAAGGAATTAGCGGTGTTGAATAAAAAATTAATGGAACTTTGGCAAAATCAAGAACGTTTAGAGCTAATGCGGGAAAAAGCCCGGATTTTGGGTTCACCACTAGCTAGCAAGTTGGCTTGGCGGGAAATTTGGGCTTATTGGGACTAG
- the aroF gene encoding 3-deoxy-7-phosphoheptulonate synthase, with product MIIVLEKGLAAEQINQVVAKLEENGYQVHQSHGVEKVLLGAVGKKIAHLEAVLETMPGVEKVIPILAPYKLASREFQAADTLIDFGDFTLGGQQLQVMAGPCAVENREQLLEIAYMVKETGVRILRGGAYKPRTSPYSFQGLEEKGLKYLAEAREKTGLLIVTEVMDTRKVELVAAYADILQIGARNMQNFPLLKEVAKYQLPVVLKRGISATLDEWMMAAEYIMLHGNQQVVLCERGIRSFDTTYSRNVLDLAVVPILKKLTHLPVIVDPSHGTGKWDLVTPLAKAALAVGADGLLIEVHHRPEEAFCDGPQCLKPQTFKNLMWELKALAPLLGREL from the coding sequence ATGATTATTGTTTTGGAAAAGGGACTTGCTGCAGAACAAATTAATCAGGTAGTAGCTAAGTTGGAGGAGAATGGATATCAAGTACATCAATCTCATGGTGTGGAAAAGGTCTTATTGGGTGCAGTAGGCAAAAAAATAGCACATTTGGAAGCTGTGTTGGAAACAATGCCTGGGGTGGAAAAGGTTATTCCCATTCTTGCCCCTTATAAATTGGCTAGTCGTGAATTTCAAGCCGCTGATACTTTAATTGATTTCGGTGATTTTACACTTGGTGGTCAACAGTTGCAAGTTATGGCTGGTCCTTGTGCTGTGGAAAATCGCGAGCAGCTTTTGGAAATAGCCTATATGGTTAAAGAAACTGGTGTGCGTATTTTACGCGGTGGAGCTTATAAACCGCGTACTTCCCCTTATTCTTTTCAAGGTTTGGAAGAAAAGGGATTAAAATATTTGGCTGAAGCTAGGGAAAAAACTGGTTTATTAATTGTTACTGAAGTAATGGATACCCGTAAAGTAGAATTAGTGGCTGCTTATGCAGATATTTTACAAATCGGGGCTCGAAATATGCAGAACTTTCCACTATTAAAAGAAGTAGCCAAATATCAGCTGCCAGTAGTTTTGAAAAGGGGTATTAGTGCTACTTTGGATGAGTGGATGATGGCTGCTGAATATATTATGCTTCATGGTAATCAGCAAGTTGTTTTATGTGAACGCGGGATTCGTTCTTTTGATACTACCTATAGCCGTAATGTTTTGGATTTGGCGGTGGTGCCAATTTTAAAAAAATTAACTCATTTACCGGTAATTGTTGATCCCAGTCATGGGACTGGCAAATGGGATTTAGTTACTCCTTTAGCTAAAGCGGCTTTGGCCGTGGGGGCTGATGGTCTATTGATTGAGGTACATCATCGGCCTGAAGAGGCTTTTTGTGATGGTCCACAGTGTTTAAAACCACAAACTTTTAAAAATTTAATGTGGGAACTAAAGGCCTTGGCCCCTTTGTTAGGTCGTGAACTATAA
- a CDS encoding prephenate dehydrogenase has product MFRKVAIIGLGLMGGSLGMAIRQKIPVIEVWGVEKRQTVIKQAFLKGAIDQGTQDLAQGITNADLIFLAVPLAEMLKICKQMKPDLKLGALVSDLGSVKGNLVPLLEKCLAPGAFFIGGHPMTGSERSGIEAASAALWENAVHILTPTKETHPEKLAILSAFWEKIGVRVVLLTPEKHDQQVALVSHLPHLVANVLLNLLEPEEPFLGAGSWRDLTRIGDSSPDLWLEILSSNKQALLAVIEQFQNKLALYKQCLTNDDLRCLRNLLLEARVNRDKIKTQEIKI; this is encoded by the coding sequence ATGTTTCGTAAAGTAGCTATTATTGGTTTGGGGTTAATGGGTGGTTCTTTGGGAATGGCCATTCGGCAAAAAATTCCCGTAATAGAGGTTTGGGGAGTAGAAAAACGGCAAACGGTAATTAAACAAGCTTTTTTAAAAGGAGCCATTGATCAGGGGACACAGGATTTGGCTCAGGGGATCACTAATGCTGATTTAATTTTTTTGGCAGTACCTTTGGCGGAAATGTTGAAAATTTGTAAGCAAATGAAACCTGATTTAAAATTAGGTGCTTTGGTTAGTGATTTGGGAAGTGTTAAAGGGAATTTAGTGCCTTTATTGGAAAAATGTTTGGCACCAGGGGCCTTTTTCATAGGTGGTCATCCCATGACTGGTTCGGAAAGGAGCGGCATCGAGGCCGCTAGTGCAGCTTTATGGGAAAATGCGGTACACATTTTAACTCCTACCAAAGAAACCCATCCGGAAAAACTAGCCATTTTAAGTGCCTTTTGGGAAAAAATAGGGGTGCGGGTTGTGTTGCTTACACCTGAGAAACATGACCAACAGGTGGCCCTAGTTAGTCATTTACCACATTTAGTGGCTAATGTACTTTTAAATTTACTTGAACCAGAAGAACCTTTTTTAGGTGCGGGTAGTTGGCGTGATTTAACTCGTATTGGTGATAGTTCTCCTGATTTGTGGTTGGAAATTTTAAGTAGTAATAAACAGGCTTTATTGGCGGTAATTGAGCAATTTCAGAATAAGTTGGCTTTATATAAACAATGTTTAACAAATGATGATCTGAGGTGTTTACGTAATTTATTGTTGGAAGCACGTGTCAATCGGGATAAAATTAAAACCCAAGAAATCAAAATATGA
- the aroA gene encoding 3-phosphoshikimate 1-carboxyvinyltransferase, whose translation MIKITPAKQLKGIIRVPGDKSLTHRALILGALAEGVVEITGFSQAKDCARTLYCLRQLGVQIKVDTHGKVVVLGKGLGGLVEPQQILFAGNSGTTLRLLAGVLSGQSFTSFLNGDASLRQRPMGRIVFPLRKMGACIQGRKGGTYPPLAITGKSLKPINHQLSVASAQAKSALLLAALYAPGWTEIKEPLPTRDHTEKMLKAWGAKIEWYAGKCGIEGLPHLKARPVFIPGDFSAAAFFIVAALIVPHSHLKIEGVGLNPTRRGLLEVLQAMGASIKVAELKETAGEMYGTIEVKSSSLRGISIGGEIIPRLIDEVPILAVAALFAEGITEIRGAAELKVKESNRLRALAKCLSRLGGQLEELPDGLRIHGGYPLQSALCSGYGDHRLVMSLAIAGLRIKGGIKVTHPELTEISFPGFWDLLAELRCE comes from the coding sequence GTGATAAAAATTACTCCTGCTAAGCAATTAAAAGGAATAATACGTGTTCCGGGGGATAAGTCGCTTACACATCGGGCTTTAATTTTGGGGGCCTTGGCTGAAGGAGTTGTGGAAATTACCGGATTTTCTCAAGCTAAAGATTGTGCTAGGACTCTCTATTGTTTACGGCAATTGGGTGTGCAGATCAAGGTTGATACCCATGGTAAGGTAGTGGTGCTAGGTAAAGGGTTGGGGGGGTTAGTTGAACCACAGCAAATTTTGTTTGCTGGTAATTCGGGTACTACATTACGCCTTTTGGCCGGTGTCTTGTCTGGACAATCATTTACTTCTTTTTTAAATGGTGATGCTTCTCTGCGGCAAAGACCTATGGGGCGTATTGTTTTTCCCCTTAGGAAAATGGGAGCCTGTATTCAAGGCAGAAAAGGGGGCACTTATCCTCCGTTGGCGATTACAGGTAAATCACTTAAACCTATAAACCATCAATTGTCGGTAGCTAGTGCCCAAGCCAAATCAGCTTTGTTATTGGCTGCTTTATATGCACCTGGTTGGACGGAAATAAAAGAACCATTACCTACACGTGATCATACGGAAAAAATGTTAAAGGCTTGGGGAGCTAAGATTGAATGGTATGCAGGTAAATGTGGAATTGAAGGATTACCACATTTAAAGGCACGTCCGGTTTTTATACCTGGTGATTTCTCCGCGGCCGCTTTTTTTATAGTTGCTGCTTTAATTGTTCCTCACAGTCATCTCAAAATAGAAGGGGTAGGCTTAAACCCTACTCGCCGCGGTCTTTTAGAAGTGCTACAGGCAATGGGGGCTAGTATAAAAGTAGCTGAGTTAAAAGAAACGGCAGGAGAAATGTATGGTACAATCGAAGTAAAAAGTAGTAGTTTACGCGGTATTTCCATAGGAGGTGAAATTATTCCCCGCTTAATTGATGAAGTGCCCATTTTAGCGGTAGCGGCTTTGTTTGCCGAAGGTATAACAGAAATTAGGGGTGCCGCAGAATTAAAAGTTAAGGAAAGTAATCGTTTGCGGGCCTTAGCCAAGTGTTTGTCCCGTTTGGGGGGACAACTTGAAGAATTGCCGGATGGTTTACGCATCCATGGTGGTTATCCTTTACAAAGTGCCCTTTGTTCTGGTTATGGTGATCATCGTTTGGTGATGTCTTTGGCGATTGCTGGTTTAAGGATTAAAGGAGGAATAAAAGTTACCCATCCGGAACTCACGGAAATTTCTTTTCCGGGTTTTTGGGATTTATTGGCGGAATTGAGGTGTGAATAA
- a CDS encoding shikimate dehydrogenase, translating to MNDINEKTKVYALLGNPVEHSLSPVMYNAAFRELGLNSVYVAFNVEPDLLAEAVQGIRAQGIQGGNVTRPFKEAILPYLDELSVEARLIGAVNTFYWEEGCLWGDNTDGAGFIVALRRVDFDFSPSQSVLLLGAGGAARAVGVALALAGMKNFTIVNRQREKAENLAKLLERLGGIVSLRNWEGANLREVFSENKLVVNTTPLGMTAVDQAGPPIEEKWFVKGQLVVDLIYNPLETEFLKKAAARGCQTLNGLSTLWAQGVLAFERWTKKEAPAEVMATELQRWL from the coding sequence ATGAATGATATTAATGAAAAAACAAAAGTATATGCCTTATTAGGTAATCCGGTAGAACATTCCCTTTCTCCGGTAATGTATAATGCAGCTTTTCGGGAACTAGGTTTAAATAGTGTTTATGTGGCTTTTAATGTGGAGCCAGATTTATTGGCCGAGGCTGTACAGGGAATCAGAGCACAGGGTATTCAAGGTGGTAATGTCACGCGTCCTTTTAAGGAAGCCATTTTGCCTTATCTTGATGAATTAAGTGTGGAAGCACGTTTAATTGGTGCTGTGAATACTTTTTATTGGGAGGAAGGCTGTTTATGGGGTGACAATACTGATGGTGCTGGTTTTATTGTTGCTTTGCGGCGGGTAGATTTTGATTTTTCACCTAGTCAAAGTGTATTATTATTGGGTGCTGGTGGTGCTGCACGGGCTGTAGGTGTGGCTTTGGCCTTAGCTGGCATGAAAAATTTTACGATTGTCAATCGTCAGCGTGAAAAAGCTGAGAACTTGGCCAAATTATTGGAGCGTTTGGGTGGTATTGTTAGTTTGCGGAATTGGGAAGGGGCTAATTTACGAGAAGTTTTTTCGGAAAATAAATTGGTGGTTAATACTACTCCTTTAGGAATGACTGCTGTTGATCAAGCTGGTCCACCTATCGAAGAGAAATGGTTTGTTAAAGGTCAATTGGTGGTGGATTTAATTTATAATCCTTTGGAAACAGAATTTCTGAAAAAAGCCGCGGCTCGCGGTTGCCAAACCCTAAATGGTCTTTCCACATTGTGGGCACAGGGTGTGCTTGCTTTTGAAAGATGGACCAAAAAGGAGGCACCTGCTGAAGTCATGGCTACCGAATTGCAGAGGTGGCTTTAG
- the aroC gene encoding chorismate synthase: MLRFLTAGESHGKALNAIIEGLPAGLKLNWQRINDFLGRRQAGYGRGTRMQLERDQLEIISGVRNSVTLGTPVSLLIKNQDAENWQDVLAVKKADLSKKRLLKPRPGHADFAGGIKYRHRDLRNVLERASARETAVRTAVGAIAFELLAELGFKIQGQVMSIGSIQANPPEKIVPSDMLRENPLFCTDQEAVEVMLGEIKLAEKAGDSLGGTFQVLAENVPPGLGSHVHWDRRLDGRLAQALMSIPGIKSVEIGLGRASADLPGSQVHDSLFYQPKKGYYRLSNHAGGLEGGITNGERLVVRAAMKPIPTLRKPLETIHWETKKPVGASVERSDVCAVPAAMVVAEAMVAWVLAEAVLEKFAGDHLDELKTNFKNYCAEI; the protein is encoded by the coding sequence ATGCTGCGTTTTTTAACAGCCGGGGAATCTCATGGTAAGGCCTTGAATGCCATTATCGAAGGTCTGCCGGCAGGTCTAAAATTAAATTGGCAGCGAATCAATGATTTTTTGGGTAGAAGACAGGCTGGTTATGGTCGTGGTACCCGCATGCAGCTGGAAAGGGACCAGCTAGAAATTATTTCAGGGGTAAGAAACTCCGTTACTTTAGGTACACCTGTGTCGCTTTTGATTAAAAATCAGGATGCCGAAAATTGGCAAGATGTTTTAGCTGTTAAAAAGGCTGATTTATCAAAAAAAAGGCTGCTGAAACCTCGACCTGGTCATGCGGATTTTGCCGGTGGAATTAAGTATCGGCACCGGGATTTACGCAATGTTTTGGAAAGGGCTAGTGCCCGTGAAACAGCGGTGCGTACCGCTGTGGGGGCAATAGCTTTTGAATTATTGGCAGAATTAGGTTTTAAAATACAGGGACAAGTAATGAGTATTGGTTCTATTCAGGCAAATCCACCGGAAAAAATAGTTCCCTCAGATATGCTTAGGGAAAACCCTTTATTTTGTACTGATCAGGAAGCCGTAGAGGTGATGTTAGGGGAAATAAAATTGGCTGAAAAAGCGGGGGATTCTTTGGGAGGAACCTTTCAAGTATTGGCGGAAAATGTGCCTCCGGGTTTAGGTTCTCATGTGCATTGGGATCGGCGTTTAGATGGTCGTTTGGCACAAGCTTTAATGAGTATACCGGGGATTAAAAGTGTGGAAATAGGTTTAGGTCGAGCAAGTGCCGATTTGCCCGGTTCACAGGTTCATGATTCTCTTTTTTATCAACCTAAAAAAGGTTATTATCGTTTAAGTAATCATGCCGGGGGTTTGGAGGGGGGAATCACCAATGGGGAAAGGTTGGTTGTACGGGCTGCTATGAAGCCGATTCCTACTTTACGGAAACCTTTGGAAACTATTCATTGGGAAACTAAAAAACCGGTTGGGGCTAGTGTGGAGCGCAGTGATGTCTGTGCGGTGCCGGCGGCTATGGTGGTTGCCGAAGCTATGGTAGCTTGGGTTTTGGCAGAAGCCGTTTTGGAGAAATTTGCCGGTGATCATCTAGATGAATTAAAAACTAATTTTAAAAACTATTGTGCTGAAATTTAA
- the aroB gene encoding 3-dehydroquinate synthase, which produces MQCLEVNLSSRSYPIFWGEGLWPACIKKLRKMTVEDELFLISDTQVMTYYGQELISLLENAGFVPHHYLITPGENSKTWFTASQILEVMLQKNFSRQVPLLALGGGVVGDLAGFVAALYRRGVPFIQIPTTLLAQVDSAVGGKVAVNHPQGKNMLGTFYQPEAVWLDLRVLNTLPQREWRAGLGEVLKYAILAEPAFLNYLESEAVNVLNRKITVLEKVVKHCLQFKIAVVEKDEFDYGRRQILNLGHTFAHALEKATNFSQYLHGEAVALGLVIALNLACDLGMLAAQVKKRLIDLLRMWGLPESFPAALTEKILLFLADDKKVARGQIQFVLPRDIGKVEIKNGLPQKEVQAVLQRIAK; this is translated from the coding sequence ATGCAGTGCTTAGAAGTAAATTTAAGTTCCCGCAGTTATCCAATCTTTTGGGGTGAAGGGCTTTGGCCAGCCTGTATAAAAAAGTTGCGTAAAATGACTGTGGAAGATGAGCTTTTTTTAATTAGTGATACACAAGTAATGACCTATTATGGTCAGGAGTTAATCAGCTTATTAGAAAATGCTGGTTTTGTTCCCCATCATTATTTAATTACTCCAGGGGAAAATTCGAAAACTTGGTTTACTGCTTCGCAAATTTTGGAAGTGATGCTCCAGAAAAATTTTAGTCGTCAGGTGCCCCTTTTGGCTTTAGGTGGGGGAGTGGTCGGTGATTTGGCTGGATTTGTAGCTGCTTTGTACCGCCGAGGTGTTCCTTTTATTCAGATTCCGACTACTCTTTTAGCACAGGTTGATAGTGCTGTAGGTGGTAAGGTGGCCGTAAATCATCCTCAGGGTAAAAATATGTTGGGGACTTTTTATCAGCCTGAGGCGGTTTGGTTGGATTTGCGTGTTTTAAATACACTTCCACAGCGTGAATGGCGGGCTGGTTTGGGTGAAGTGTTAAAATATGCGATTTTGGCGGAACCTGCTTTTTTAAATTATTTAGAGAGTGAAGCAGTAAATGTTTTAAATAGGAAAATTACCGTTTTGGAAAAAGTAGTAAAGCATTGTTTGCAATTTAAAATTGCGGTAGTGGAAAAAGATGAATTTGATTATGGTCGGCGCCAAATTTTAAATTTAGGTCATACTTTTGCCCATGCTTTGGAAAAAGCGACGAATTTTTCGCAATATTTACATGGTGAAGCTGTAGCCCTGGGCTTAGTTATCGCCTTAAATTTAGCTTGTGATTTGGGAATGTTGGCTGCTCAGGTAAAAAAACGTCTCATTGACTTGCTGCGAATGTGGGGTTTACCAGAGAGCTTTCCTGCAGCTTTAACGGAAAAAATATTGCTTTTTTTAGCTGATGATAAAAAAGTTGCACGGGGACAAATTCAGTTTGTTTTACCGCGGGATATCGGCAAGGTGGAAATAAAAAACGGCCTGCCTCAAAAAGAGGTGCAAGCCGTTTTGCAAAGGATAGCGAAATAA